The genomic stretch ATCTGTCCCACGTTCATCCGCGACGGAACGCCAAGCGGGTTCAACATGATTTGGATCGGCGTTCCATCGGGCAAGAACGGCATGTCTTCGATCGGAAGGATCTTGGCGATCACCCCCTTATTTCCGTGGCGACCGGCCATCTTGTCACCGACGCTGATCGTCCGTTTGGTCGCGACATAAATCTTGACCATCTGCAACACGCCGCTGCGAAGTTCATCGCCACGTTTCATGCTGTTGAGCGAACGGTCACGAGCGTCGATGGCCTGTTCGACATTGACCCACTGCTGTGCAAAGACCTTGTCGACTTCCTTCTTCTTCGCATCATCCTTGACTTGATCCAGGATGTGATCGATGCGGAAGGACGTCGCCCGTTCGGCGATGAACTTAGGATCTTGACCGTCGGCAAGCGGAGTGCCGGTGGAGTCTTTCAACTTCGTGCCGGCCGCTTCTTCGAGTTCGCGAACGAGGCCCTCGAATGTGCTGGCAATCTCTGCGTTGCCCACACCTTCGGCTTCCTTCAGTTCTTTCTCGAACACCTTTCGCTCGTCTTCGGACAAACTCATCCGACGGCTGAACTTGTGCGTGTCGATCACGATGCCTTCGATACCCGATGGCACTTCCAACGAATCGTTCTTCACGTCTTCACCGGCACGACCGAAAATCGCATGCAACAATTTTTCTTCCGGCGTCAACTCGGTCTTGCTCTTCGGCGAAACCTTTCCAACCAGGATGTCGCCCGGCTTCACGTAGGTACCGACGTTCACGATACCGGTGTCGTCCAAGTTGCGAAGTGCCTTTTCCGAAACGTTGGGAATGTCGCGAGTGAACTCTTCACGACCCAATTTGGTTTCGCGAATTTCGACGTCGAAGTCTTCGATGTGAATCGACGTGTAGGTGTCGTTTCGCACCAATTCTTCGCTGATGATGATCGCGTCTTCGTAGTTGTAACCGTCGAACGACATGAACCCGACCAAAACGTTTCGGCCCAATGCCAATTCACCGTTCTGAGTCGCAGCACCGTCGGCGATGATTTGGCTCTTTTCGACCTTATCACCCAGCGACACGATCGGACGTTGGTTTTGACACGTCCGTTCGTTCAGCCCTTGGTACTTCTTCAAGTCATAGTGGTCGCTTCCGATTTCGATGCGAGTCGAATCGACGTAGGTGACCTTGCCCGCACGACGAGCACGCACGACCATCGCGCTGTTTCGGGCGACTTCGCGTTCCATCCCGGTGCCAACGATCGGCGGTTCGGCAACCAACAACGGCACCGCCTGCCGCTGCATGTTCGAACCCATGAGCGCGCGGTTTGCATCATCGTGCTCGAGGAACGGAATCAGCCCCGCGGACACGCCCACCATCTGTGCCGGCGCGACGTCCATGTAGTGGACCTGTTCGGGCTGGACGATTTGGAAGTCACTGCGGAAACGGGCGATCATGTTCGGACCGGCAACGAGTGCACCGTTATTGATCTCGGTATCGGCCGGAGCGACGTAGGATTCACTTTCCTCGTCCGCACGCAACCAAACCGTTTCGTCGGTGACTTTCCCTTCCTTGATGATCCGGTACGGAGTGATCAAGAAACCATAATCATCGACGCCGGCGAAAATAGCCAACGACGAAATCAAACCGATGTTCGTGCCTTCCGGCGTTTCAATCGGACAGATCCGGCCGTAGTGCGAAATGTGAACGTCGCGAACTTCGAAGCCCGCCCGTTTTCGGTTCAGTCCGCCCGGACCTAGTGCTGACAAACGTCGTTCGTGAGTCAACTGCGAAAGCGGGTTCGTCTGGTCAACGACCTGGGAAAGTTCGCCACGACCAAAGAAGTAGTCGATCGCTGCCGACACGGACTTCGGATTGATCAAGCTGCGAGGCGACATGTCCGTCGCATCCTTGATGCTCATCCGCTCTTGGACGGTACGACGAAGCTTCAAGAAACCTTTGCGAAGTTCTTCGCTGGCTAATTCATCGATCGTTCGCAGACGACGGTTGCCCAAGTGGTCGATGTCATCGATCTCGGCCGCACTTTCCGAATCGAACAAGTCGATCAGGTAGCGGATCGCCGAAATCATGTCATCCGGACGCAAGCACATTTCCGTTTCGGGAACGTTCAAACCGAGCTTACGATTCAAACGGAAACGGCCGACCTTGCCCAAACGATAACGGTTGTCGTCATAGAATTTCTCCGTGAACAACGTGCGAGCCTTTTCAAGCTGCGGCGGGTTGCCCGGACGCAGTCGTTGATAGATCCGCAGCAACGCTTCTTCGTGACTGGCCGTGTTGTCGTCGATCAATGAATTGAAGATCAAAGGAATCTTCGGTGCATCCATCGCATCGATGCTCTTCACACCGGCGGTGCAGATGATCTCGGCGACTTCCTTGGTGATCTTGTGACCGGCTTCGACGATGATCTCGCCCGCTCGCTCGCTTTCCGAGGGATAGACAACGTCATCGACGGCGATCTTGCCCTCGACCGCCTCTGGCTTGGTGCTGCCGGTGATCTTGATGGTGCCGGTTTCGTAGAACGCGTTCAGAATATCCGCATCGGTCGAGTACTTCGGATCCATCGCGCGAAGCAATGTCGTCGCCGAGAACTTACCGCTTTGGTCAATGCGGACCGTCAACGAGTCCTTCTTGGTGACGTTAACTTCGATCCACGATCCCCGCTCGGGAATCACGCGGCACGACGGCAACTTGCGGTCACTGGTCGTGTCTTGTTCCAACACAAAGTCGACACCGGGACTGCGGTGCAACTGACTAACAACAACTCGCTCGGCACCGTTGATGATGAACTCGCCGCCGCCCAACATGATCGGCAGATCGCCCAAGTACACTTCTTCTTCCAGCGGCTCTTCACGATTCAACCGCAACCAAATTCGCAGCGGGCGACCGTAGGTCAAACGCAGCTGACGACATTCTTGGCTGGTATAGCGAGGTTTCCCCAGTTCGTAGTACAGATACTCAAGCGTGGTGTTGCCGTCGTAACTTGCGATCGGAAAAATCTCGTGCAGCACGGATTCCAGACCATGAAGCTTCCGCTTTCGCGAATCCGTGTTTTCCTGAAGGAACTCAGCGTAGGAAGCTGTTTGAAGCTCGGTCAGATCGGGAAGCTCGAAGTTTCCTCCGAGGCCGGTACCGAAGTGACGGACAGTTGTCGGCTCTAGTCGACGGTGACTGGTGGTTGCCATCGTGTAGAAAAGCTCCTTAGAAAGCCAAGATTTGGGTGTGCGTGCTGATTTGTACAGCGGCGCTCGCGTTTTACGGGCGCCGCAATGGTCCGAATGACGTGCGTTCAGTAAGAGGTCGGGTCAGCGGTGGTAAGAACGAAGCACTCAAGCAAGTCGGATTGAGTGATGAAATCGCCAACGAAAGGGACGCTGCCGCGCGAACCATCCACTCGCTGCGTTCCGGGGAAGACAACCGGGTAACCGCGAAGGACAGTGGAAAACGGGCGAGAACGCAACATTGGGCCTATGGACACTCTGGGAAAATATCACAATCGCGGATTTACGAAAAGGGCAACTCGCAGATTTTGGCCCGAATTGTGCTGTGCAGCATCAAAGACGTGAATTCCTCGAAAGAAACAACGTTTTGAAAATAAATGAGTTTTTTCCTGAGCGGTTTCCGGGCCTTGAAATAGAAGCAAAAAACTTTTTCATGGAACGACACCCCGAGCAACCTTAAGGGCACTTAACGGACGCCCAGGACACCGAGCCGCAAAAAAACTCCAAAAATCCTGTCGCGAAGACAAAATCGGGTTTCGGATCTTTTCCGGAAAAAATCGCCTCTCGGGCAAATTACCGACGGCGTCACGAATCGGGCTCCGACAGCCTGCAAGCTGCCGCACCCCGCGGTTCGATGCCCGTGGGCGCAGGCGGGTTGCTTGTTTGCCCCGCCAATCGGAAGCTATGACGACTGGGATACTGGATTCCACACGCTTGCCCAACCCTCCTCGCGACCTCACCGATGAACGTCACCGAACTCCTGGAAAAACACTTCCTTCACTTCAACGCCCGTGAACTGGTGGCGGCGGCCCGATCCTATGGCGACTTCGTTTCGCCGGCTAAGAATGGACGCATGATGGTTACCCTGGCTGGGGCGATGAGCACGGCCGAATTGGGACTTTCACTAGCACCAATGATCCGCGCGGGCAAAATCCACGCGATCACCTGCACCGCCGCGAACCTAGAAGAAGACATCTTCAACCTGGTCGCCCACGACGAATACCGCATCGTCGATAACTGGCGAGCCCTATCCACCGACGATGAAGTGGCCCTTCGCGACGAAGGATTCAATCGAGTCACCGATACCTGCATCCCCGAAACCGTGATGCGACACATCGAAGGCCGATTGACCCCGATGTGGCAAGACGCCGCCAAGTCGAATAAAGGCCGGATGCCGGTCGACTTCATGTTCGAACTGCTGGACGACAAGGATTTGGTCCAGCACTACCAAATCCCACGAGAGCACTCGTGGCTGGCTGCGGCGAAAGACATGGACATCCCAGTCTTCACGCCGGGCTTTGAAGACTCGACGCTGGGCAACATTTACGCCGCCCGCGTCATCGACGGAACCGTTCTCAACCACACGGCGATCGCGACGGGCACCTACCAAATGCAACGCTTGGCCCAGTGGTACGAAGAGGAATCGAAAGTCGGCCCGATCGGATTCTTTCAAATCGGTGGCGGCATCGCGGGCGACTTCCCGATTTGCGTCGTTCCGATGCTGCGGCAAGACCTCGAACGCGACGTTCCGCTGTGGAGCTACTTTTGCCAAATCAGCGACGCCATCACCAGTTTCGGCGGCTACAGTGGTGCGGTACCCAACGAAAAGATCACTTGGTGTAAACTGGATGCTGACGCACCGAAGTTCATCATTGAATCCGATGCAACCATTTGCGCGCCACTGGTCTTTGCACACATCTTGGGTTGGTAGCCACGGAAAGGAAATGAACCCCAATTTTTTTTCTTTCACGACAAGTAAACACTCGATGCCCTCGGCCTCGATCCCGTACCTTCGGTCACGAAGGTGGTTTCCATTTCTTGCGGATGCCGCTTGATGAACGCCATGACAATCCGCCCGCTTCTCGGCCGCTTTTTGATGCCGGCTCTTTTCGCCTTGGGGATGTCGATTGCTTCGACAGACTCGCTCGCAGACGAAAATCGCATCGTCGATCTCTACATTGTCGCAGGCCAGAGCAATGCCGTCGGGGCGGATTCCGATCCCGCGACGCTGGAGTCGGACGTCAACGATTCCGATGTGCTGTTCTGGTGGAAGTGCGGGGACCCTCCTGCCGACGACCACGACTCTTCCAGCGGTGACGCATGGTTGACGCTGATGCCCCAGCATTTGGGCGATCCCATCACGCCCAAGAACCACAAGACACGCCAATACGGCAACTTTATGTTTACCGCCGGTGGCTTTGGTCCCGAAATCGGCTTGGCCCGACAGTTGATGTCCGATCACGGCGATCGCCCCCATCGCTTTCCCGCTATCGCGGTTTTGAAAGTCGCCTTCAGCGGCACATCGGTCGAAAATGATTGGAGCCCGGCGCAAGCCGAACAGCCTGGCAATTGCTTGGGCGCTTTGATCGAACAGTTCGGGCGAGCGAAGCAGGAAGCCGAGAAACTTGGCTTGACGCTGCGGCCACGGGCGATGCTTTGGATTCAAGGGGAATCGGATTCGGCGCCGGACAGGGCTGCGAATTATGTCGCTCGATTGACCGCCACGATCCAGGCGATTCGCACCACCGTCGACCAGCCCGACCTTGCCGTTCGCTTGGCTGTCAACACGAAGTTCGGCCCCGAAAATCCCGAGGCGATGGAGGCGATCGTCGCAGCACAAAAGACGGTCGCGAACCAGATCGGCCATTGCCAATACGTTGACACGTCGTCCGCCACAATTGCGAACAATGCTCACTACGATTCCGCCGGTTCGCTCTTGGTGGGTGAAATGATGGCCGATTCGCTTCGCGAACTGTCGCAACCTTCGGTGGCTAGCGAATCGACGAATCCCGCCAAGCGATGGAAGGTGCTGGTCGCCGGAGGACACCCCGACGACCCAGAAACGGGATGCGGTGGAACGATTGCGAAATACGTCGCCCAAGGTCACGACGTCAGCATGCTGTATTTGACGACGGGCGAAGCGGGCATCGACGGCGTTTCGCACGACAAGGCTTCCGAAATTCGTCGCCAAGAAGCGACGCGTGCCGCGGTGTTGCTGGGGGCGAAGCCGATCTTCTTTGGCCAGATCGACGGCGAGTCGACAATCAACGGCGAAGCGTATGAAAGAATGCGCGACGTCGTGTCGGCCCTGGCGCCCGACGTCATCTTCACGCATTGGCCGATCGACACACATCGCGACCATCGCCATTGCACGATGCTGGTTTATGATGCCTGGCTTCGCGGCGGATCAAATGCGGCGCTGTATTACTACGAAGTGATGACCGGTTCGCAAACGCAAACTTTTTTGCCGACCGATTTTGTGGACATCAGCGATACGCTGAAGACAAAACACCAAGCCTGCTTCGTCCACCAGAGCCAACACATCGAGCGAGACTACCCCGGCGATCATGGCTTGATGGAAAAGTTTCGCGGCAAGCAAACGTCGGCGATCACTGCCGAAGCGTTCATGCGCCAGACTCCGGGTCCTGACCGCCGACTGCCCGACGTCCAGTGATCGTGCAACTTCATTCGGCCTTTGCTCCTTTGTGGACACGACAAATGGAAGCTGAAAACGACGCATCACCGGCGCGAGAAACACCCCCGACCAAGCACCCGCCCAACCCCTCTTTGATGCAGGCAACATTCGGCACTTCAACCGCGAGTCGCTAGACTGCTGGCCCGGAAACGCTCGAGACTCGAGTCCCTGCGATGTATGTAACGGACAATCGGCCTGTCGGTGAGGCGATTGCCCCCTTTTCTTCATACAACGTTGTTGTCTTTTCTTATCACTTCTCAAAATACGAGCGAGCACCTTGTCGCGATCTTTGCAGACCAACAAAAAAAGTGCGTCCCGACGTCGACGCCTCGCTCGAAAATTGGTCGCCGAACGACTGGAGCCGCGCGTCGCCATGGCGGCTACGCCGATCATCAGCGAGTTTCTGGCGTCGAACTCGGGCGGACTTGAGGACATCGACGGCGACACGAGCGATTGGATCGAAATCCACAACCCGACGTCGGCAACGGTCGATCTATCCGGATGGCGATTGACGGATGACCCGCTGGACTTGAGCGAGTGGACGTTCCCATCGGTCACCATTCCAGCGAATGACTTTTTGGTGGTATTCGCGTCGGACAAAGACCGCGCGGTCTCGGGACAACAGTTACACACCAACTTCAAACTCGGATCCGGCGGTGACTACCTTGCATTGGTCCAGCCCGACGGAACGATCGTTAGCGAGTTTGCGCCGCAGTACCCCACACAAACGACCAACGTCTCGTTTGGTGTCGGCTTCAACGTTGATGACTTGATCGAAGTCGGCGATGGTTCGCGAACGTTCGTTCCGGCCAACGGCTCGCTAGGCGATAGCTGGAAAACGACGACGTTCAACGACGCGTCTTGGACACCGGGTCCCACCGGAATCGGCTATGGCATCGAGCAACCGGGTTTCAATGTTCGTTATGTGAAAGCGAAATCATCCGGAACATTCGACGGTACCATCTCGAACCTGACCCTTGCCGAATCGGTGCTCGCCACACCGGCTTATCAGTCCTTGGATCTGAACGCAAATTCCAACACGATCAACTTCTTGGGCACCGGCGCGAACGGTCGATTTGGCGGTGACGGCCCGTTTCCGAATCAGGCGATTGGTGACGACATCAACCATTTCGTGATCGAAGCCACCGCGTCGATCGTCATCCCCAGTGCTGGCGCATGGTCGTTCGGCGTCAACAGCGACGACGGATTTGGATTGTCGTTGGCGGGGAATGGCCAGACCTTTTCCTCATCATTCCAAGGGACGCGGGCCGCCAACGACACAATCCGTACGTTCAACATACCGGCGGCCGGTCGCTATGAAGCATAGCTGGTCATGTTTGAGGGTGCCGGCGGTGCGTCAGCAGAGTTCTTTGCGGCGTCAGGAACCCATTCATCGTTCAACACCAATTTCGCACTAGTCGGCGACACTGCGTCGGGCGGCTTGACGGCGTTACAACCCTATGTGGCCGGCCAGAACCCGTTCGTTGCGACCGACGTTTCCGCAGCAATGTCGGGGATCAACGCATCGGCGTACACGCGAATTTCCTTCAACGTGACGGATGTCGCGGAAGTCGAAACGTTGCTGCTGAACATACAGTACGACGACGGATTCGTTGCCTGGATCAACGGTGTCGAAGTCGCTCGGCGGAATGCGCCGAATTCACTCTTGTTCGATTCGGCGGCGACAGCATCTCGCAGCTTTTCCGACGCCGTCGCTGCGGAACCGATTCTGTTGGACGCGGCCGCCATCGAATCGCTGGTCAATGGCAGCAACGTGCTTGCGATCCAGGGACTCAATGCCTCAGCGTCGAACAGCAGCTTTTTGATTGCACCAGAATTGGTTGCCAGCAAGCTGGCAACCATGTCGCCGACGTACTTTGCCACCCCAACGCCCGGCGAAATCAATCGGGATGCGGTTTCGGGTGTTGTCGAACGGGTCATCGCAGACGTACCAGCAGGATTTTACACCACACCGCAAACAATCACTTTGACCTCACCGACCTCCGGTGCAACGATTCGTTACACCACCGACGGAAGCACACCGACCGCCAGCAACGGCACAGACTACTCGGGTCCCATTACGGTCAGTGCGACGACGAATCTGAGAGCCGCAGCATTTCTGACTGACTATGTGTCTTTGCCCAGCATCACGCGAACATACTTGTACCTTGACGATGTCCTGACACAGTCTACCGATGGCGTTGCTCCGACCGGATGGCCGACGACTTGGGGCACCAACGTCGTCGACTACGGCATCGATCCCGACGTGATTGCGTTGGAAGGCGAACAGGCCGTGAAGGACGCTTTGCTATCGCTGCCCACCATTTCGTTGACGACCGAGTTGGCGAATCTGTTTGACGAAGAATTCGGCTTCTATTCTAACGCCTTGCAGGACGGTCGCGATTGGGAACGGCCGGCATCTGCCGAATGGATCAACCCGGATGGAACACCGGGGTTCCAAGTCAACGCCGGCCTGCGGATTCGTGGCGGATTCAGCCGCGGCGATTTCAATCCCAAGCACGCTCTGAAACTGTTCTTTCGAGGTTCGTACGGTGACTCGACACTGAATTACCCGGTCCATGGTGATGCCGGCGTGACA from Rubripirellula tenax encodes the following:
- a CDS encoding lamin tail domain-containing protein, translating into MSRSLQTNKKSASRRRRLARKLVAERLEPRVAMAATPIISEFLASNSGGLEDIDGDTSDWIEIHNPTSATVDLSGWRLTDDPLDLSEWTFPSVTIPANDFLVVFASDKDRAVSGQQLHTNFKLGSGGDYLALVQPDGTIVSEFAPQYPTQTTNVSFGVGFNVDDLIEVGDGSRTFVPANGSLGDSWKTTTFNDASWTPGPTGIGYGIEQPGFNVRYVKAKSSGTFDGTISNLTLAESVLATPAYQSLDLNANSNTINFLGTGANGRFGGDGPFPNQAIGDDINHFVIEATASIVIPSAGAWSFGVNSDDGFGLSLAGNGQTFSSSFQGTRAANDTIRTFNIPAAGRYEA
- a CDS encoding PIG-L family deacetylase — encoded protein: MNAMTIRPLLGRFLMPALFALGMSIASTDSLADENRIVDLYIVAGQSNAVGADSDPATLESDVNDSDVLFWWKCGDPPADDHDSSSGDAWLTLMPQHLGDPITPKNHKTRQYGNFMFTAGGFGPEIGLARQLMSDHGDRPHRFPAIAVLKVAFSGTSVENDWSPAQAEQPGNCLGALIEQFGRAKQEAEKLGLTLRPRAMLWIQGESDSAPDRAANYVARLTATIQAIRTTVDQPDLAVRLAVNTKFGPENPEAMEAIVAAQKTVANQIGHCQYVDTSSATIANNAHYDSAGSLLVGEMMADSLRELSQPSVASESTNPAKRWKVLVAGGHPDDPETGCGGTIAKYVAQGHDVSMLYLTTGEAGIDGVSHDKASEIRRQEATRAAVLLGAKPIFFGQIDGESTINGEAYERMRDVVSALAPDVIFTHWPIDTHRDHRHCTMLVYDAWLRGGSNAALYYYEVMTGSQTQTFLPTDFVDISDTLKTKHQACFVHQSQHIERDYPGDHGLMEKFRGKQTSAITAEAFMRQTPGPDRRLPDVQ
- the rpoB gene encoding DNA-directed RNA polymerase subunit beta, translated to MATTSHRRLEPTTVRHFGTGLGGNFELPDLTELQTASYAEFLQENTDSRKRKLHGLESVLHEIFPIASYDGNTTLEYLYYELGKPRYTSQECRQLRLTYGRPLRIWLRLNREEPLEEEVYLGDLPIMLGGGEFIINGAERVVVSQLHRSPGVDFVLEQDTTSDRKLPSCRVIPERGSWIEVNVTKKDSLTVRIDQSGKFSATTLLRAMDPKYSTDADILNAFYETGTIKITGSTKPEAVEGKIAVDDVVYPSESERAGEIIVEAGHKITKEVAEIICTAGVKSIDAMDAPKIPLIFNSLIDDNTASHEEALLRIYQRLRPGNPPQLEKARTLFTEKFYDDNRYRLGKVGRFRLNRKLGLNVPETEMCLRPDDMISAIRYLIDLFDSESAAEIDDIDHLGNRRLRTIDELASEELRKGFLKLRRTVQERMSIKDATDMSPRSLINPKSVSAAIDYFFGRGELSQVVDQTNPLSQLTHERRLSALGPGGLNRKRAGFEVRDVHISHYGRICPIETPEGTNIGLISSLAIFAGVDDYGFLITPYRIIKEGKVTDETVWLRADEESESYVAPADTEINNGALVAGPNMIARFRSDFQIVQPEQVHYMDVAPAQMVGVSAGLIPFLEHDDANRALMGSNMQRQAVPLLVAEPPIVGTGMEREVARNSAMVVRARRAGKVTYVDSTRIEIGSDHYDLKKYQGLNERTCQNQRPIVSLGDKVEKSQIIADGAATQNGELALGRNVLVGFMSFDGYNYEDAIIISEELVRNDTYTSIHIEDFDVEIRETKLGREEFTRDIPNVSEKALRNLDDTGIVNVGTYVKPGDILVGKVSPKSKTELTPEEKLLHAIFGRAGEDVKNDSLEVPSGIEGIVIDTHKFSRRMSLSEDERKVFEKELKEAEGVGNAEIASTFEGLVRELEEAAGTKLKDSTGTPLADGQDPKFIAERATSFRIDHILDQVKDDAKKKEVDKVFAQQWVNVEQAIDARDRSLNSMKRGDELRSGVLQMVKIYVATKRTISVGDKMAGRHGNKGVIAKILPIEDMPFLPDGTPIQIMLNPLGVPSRMNVGQILETHLGWAGAKLGFQAITPVFDGATESDINKCLAEAGLPAHGKIRLTDGRTGEPMEQETTVGYIYMLKLHHLVDDKVHARSTGPYSLITQQPLGGKARFGGQRFGEMEVWALEAYGAAYILQELLTVKSDDVEGRTKIYESMVKGENTLEAGTPASFDVLTNEIRGLALNMQLEKRAI
- a CDS encoding deoxyhypusine synthase family protein, which gives rise to MNVTELLEKHFLHFNARELVAAARSYGDFVSPAKNGRMMVTLAGAMSTAELGLSLAPMIRAGKIHAITCTAANLEEDIFNLVAHDEYRIVDNWRALSTDDEVALRDEGFNRVTDTCIPETVMRHIEGRLTPMWQDAAKSNKGRMPVDFMFELLDDKDLVQHYQIPREHSWLAAAKDMDIPVFTPGFEDSTLGNIYAARVIDGTVLNHTAIATGTYQMQRLAQWYEEESKVGPIGFFQIGGGIAGDFPICVVPMLRQDLERDVPLWSYFCQISDAITSFGGYSGAVPNEKITWCKLDADAPKFIIESDATICAPLVFAHILGW